From the genome of Lotus japonicus ecotype B-129 chromosome 6, LjGifu_v1.2, one region includes:
- the LOC130725603 gene encoding uncharacterized protein LOC130725603 — MAAMVEQMVAIVCMLGGVSHIMAVVSVRKKLTVETPVPGDDGGTVTCEYPTVQSVVFGYLSVAFLIACTMFGYIFVFYPYKGKSVPQRVMLKHTSFTICFYIAFFTFGLTANLLLWTTIRDQAHLTNNVHSDLICKTDTLGVGSIFSVYSTMLWLAALMYADNARGMF, encoded by the coding sequence TGTTTCTCATATTATGGCTGTTGTTTCTGTACGCAAGAAGCTTACAGTTGAAACACCAGTAcctggtgatgatggtggcacTGTGACCTGTGAGTATCCAACTGTTCAGAGTGTTGTATTTGGGTATCTCTCTGTAGCATTTCTTATTGCATGCACCATGTTTGGATATATTTTTGTGTTTTACCCTTATAAAGGAAAGTCTGTCCCACAAAGGGTTATGCTTAAACACACCAGTTTCACAATATGCTTCTACATTGCCTTTTTTACCTTTGGATTAACTGCAAATTTGTTGTTATGGACAACAATCAGGGATCAGGCTCACCTGACAAACAATGTACACAGTGATCTCATCTGTAAAACTGATACCCTAGGAGTTGGTTCAATTTTTTCTGTTTATTCAACTATGCTTTGGTTGGCTGCCCTCATGTATGCTGACAATGCTCGAGGAATGTTTTGA